A window of Gemmatimonadota bacterium contains these coding sequences:
- a CDS encoding ATP-binding cassette domain-containing protein, with translation MIRFNNVHKAFGDNEVLRGFTLDVNEGETMVIIGFSGTGKSVAIKHIVGLLEADEGTVHVDGVEVGSLSRRDLYALRAKIGYVFQFAALFDSLTIAENVAMGLRKQGLLSDEEIDARVREALDLVDLDPSVGTKLPAELSGGMRKRVGIARAIALRPKYLLYDEPTTGLDPVTSAIIDALMVRMQKQLGVTGIVITHDMRSAYTVGTRIAMLYEGTVRQVGTVDEIKHSTDPVVRQFIEGRAELEPAAAVGA, from the coding sequence TTGATCCGCTTCAACAACGTCCACAAGGCCTTCGGCGACAACGAGGTGCTCCGCGGCTTCACCCTCGACGTCAACGAGGGCGAGACCATGGTCATCATCGGGTTCTCGGGCACCGGGAAGTCGGTCGCGATCAAGCACATCGTCGGGCTCCTCGAGGCCGACGAGGGGACGGTGCACGTCGATGGCGTCGAGGTGGGGTCACTCTCCCGGCGCGACCTCTATGCGCTCCGCGCGAAGATCGGCTACGTCTTCCAGTTCGCCGCGCTCTTCGATTCGCTCACCATCGCGGAGAACGTCGCGATGGGGCTCCGCAAGCAGGGCCTCCTCTCCGACGAGGAGATCGACGCGCGCGTGCGCGAGGCGCTCGACCTCGTCGACCTCGACCCGTCGGTCGGCACCAAGCTCCCCGCCGAGCTCTCGGGCGGCATGCGCAAGCGCGTCGGCATCGCCCGCGCCATCGCCCTCCGGCCGAAGTACCTGCTGTACGATGAGCCGACCACCGGCCTCGACCCGGTCACGAGCGCGATCATCGACGCGCTCATGGTCCGCATGCAGAAGCAGCTCGGCGTGACGGGCATCGTCATCACGCACGACATGCGCAGCGCCTACACCGTCGGCACCCGCATCGCGATGCTCTACGAGGGCACCGTGCGCCAGGTGGGCACCGTGGACGAGATCAAACATTCGACGGACCCCGTGGTGCGCCAATTCATCGAGGGCCGGGCGGAGCTCGAGCCCGCGGCGGCCGTGGGCGCGTGA
- a CDS encoding RNA polymerase sigma factor RpoD/SigA translates to MATEVKKRKRRTAPAGIAPSEPERDILDQYLYEVSTYPLLKGNEEIEVARKIRAGDQDALQELVKRNLRFVISVAKKYQNRGLPLIDLIGEGNVGLLTAARKFDPDQGVKFISYAVWWIRQAILSSLARQGRTVRVPLNRTADLSRIIKASEILRQKLRREPTPEELSQLTGLSVDVVQSLAALNTGDVRLDAPMDPDGDRSLIERFVADEMPDTEEEAMNRFLNDEIEHALGTLPPRDAKVLRLYFGLEGGREHTLEEIGSMLGVTRERVRQLRDRALKRLREGDVGRALGSFAA, encoded by the coding sequence ATGGCCACCGAAGTCAAGAAGCGCAAGCGCCGCACGGCCCCCGCCGGGATCGCTCCCAGCGAGCCGGAGCGCGACATCCTCGACCAGTACCTGTACGAGGTCTCCACCTACCCGCTGCTCAAGGGCAACGAGGAGATCGAGGTCGCGCGCAAGATCCGCGCGGGCGACCAGGACGCCCTCCAGGAACTCGTCAAGCGCAACCTGCGCTTCGTGATCTCCGTCGCCAAGAAGTACCAGAACCGCGGCCTCCCCCTCATCGACCTCATCGGCGAGGGCAACGTCGGCCTCCTCACGGCCGCCCGGAAGTTCGATCCGGACCAGGGCGTGAAGTTCATCTCGTACGCCGTGTGGTGGATCCGCCAGGCGATCCTCTCGTCGCTCGCGCGGCAGGGGCGCACCGTCCGCGTGCCGCTCAATCGCACCGCCGACCTCTCGCGCATCATCAAGGCCTCGGAGATCCTCCGGCAGAAGCTCCGCCGCGAGCCCACCCCCGAGGAGCTCTCGCAGCTCACCGGCCTCTCCGTCGACGTCGTGCAGTCGCTCGCCGCGCTCAACACCGGCGACGTCCGCCTCGATGCCCCGATGGATCCCGATGGCGATCGCTCCCTCATCGAGCGCTTCGTCGCCGACGAGATGCCCGACACCGAGGAGGAGGCGATGAACCGCTTCCTCAACGACGAGATCGAGCACGCCCTCGGCACCCTCCCGCCGCGCGACGCCAAGGTCCTCCGCCTCTACTTCGGGCTCGAGGGCGGCCGCGAGCACACGCTCGAGGAGATCGGTTCCATGCTCGGCGTCACCCGCGAGCGCGTCCGCCAGCTCCGTGACCGCGCGCTCAAGCGGCTGCGCGAAGGCGATGTGGGGCGCGCCCTTGGCAGCTTCGCTGCCTGA
- a CDS encoding tetratricopeptide repeat protein yields the protein MRLLRALPALTVLLAARVAQAQATCPVDVYQPRELGQAGITISRAAQLADSSAAQKPLRDALKFLADDRKFANNMVGAGYLRAQIYILWLHQKDQPDQITRERLGDRGVKTEVVDLVAAADSLLKAVEALDPSCVAETMQWRASKPWTERINKAYTFLGADNVDSAEVYAKRSAMLYANSPFVHNIFAQIANKRGDTPAMLGRLRMAIAEAAKDTSLAETQKQMEFQLAQTAQGWAMTGGASEKTALLKEATDIFTKLLRQTPGGTEGAYAFSAVSEIISLNQDSTGARELLAPMVADPTPYSDLTLLLAADLARMMNRNTDAMAMYAGALAKNPNIRDANYFLAYMYYEAKQPDKMIPLTDRLMAIDPSNGDNFLMRAYAYQLMVAAERDPRKKAELQKMQDEYAGKENVLAGQHKLLITRFERRAQGASLAGTIENLGKAPKAFTVKMDFLDVAGNVVETVTAEVAAVKPGERGTFEMVPTRPGIVAYKYEALK from the coding sequence ATGCGTCTCCTCCGAGCCCTCCCGGCGCTCACCGTCCTCCTCGCCGCGCGCGTCGCGCAGGCGCAGGCGACGTGCCCGGTCGACGTCTACCAGCCGAGGGAACTCGGCCAGGCCGGCATCACGATCAGCCGCGCGGCCCAGCTCGCGGACTCCTCCGCCGCCCAGAAGCCCCTGCGTGACGCGCTCAAGTTCCTCGCCGACGACCGGAAGTTCGCCAACAACATGGTCGGCGCCGGCTACCTCCGCGCGCAGATCTACATCCTCTGGCTGCACCAGAAGGACCAGCCCGACCAGATCACCCGCGAGCGCCTCGGCGACCGTGGCGTGAAGACCGAGGTCGTCGACCTCGTCGCCGCGGCCGACTCGCTCCTCAAGGCCGTCGAGGCCCTCGACCCGTCCTGCGTGGCCGAGACGATGCAGTGGCGCGCCTCCAAGCCGTGGACGGAGCGGATCAACAAGGCCTACACCTTCCTCGGCGCCGACAACGTCGACTCCGCCGAGGTCTACGCCAAGCGCTCGGCGATGCTCTACGCCAACTCGCCGTTCGTCCACAACATCTTCGCGCAGATCGCCAACAAGCGCGGCGACACGCCCGCGATGCTCGGCCGCCTGCGCATGGCCATCGCCGAGGCGGCCAAGGACACGTCGCTCGCCGAGACGCAGAAGCAGATGGAGTTCCAGCTCGCGCAGACCGCGCAGGGCTGGGCGATGACCGGTGGCGCGAGCGAGAAGACCGCGCTCCTCAAGGAAGCGACCGACATCTTCACCAAGCTCCTCCGGCAGACCCCGGGCGGGACCGAGGGGGCGTACGCCTTCTCGGCGGTGAGCGAGATCATCTCGCTCAACCAGGACTCGACCGGCGCGCGCGAGCTCCTCGCGCCGATGGTCGCCGACCCGACGCCCTACTCGGACCTCACGCTGCTCCTCGCCGCCGACCTGGCGCGCATGATGAACCGCAACACCGACGCGATGGCGATGTACGCCGGCGCGCTCGCGAAGAACCCGAACATCCGCGACGCGAACTACTTCCTCGCGTACATGTACTACGAGGCGAAGCAGCCGGACAAGATGATCCCGCTGACCGACCGCCTCATGGCGATCGACCCGTCCAACGGCGACAACTTCCTGATGCGCGCCTACGCCTACCAGCTCATGGTGGCGGCCGAGCGTGACCCGCGGAAGAAGGCCGAGCTGCAGAAGATGCAGGACGAGTACGCGGGCAAGGAGAACGTCCTCGCCGGCCAGCACAAGCTGCTCATCACGCGCTTCGAGCGCCGCGCGCAGGGCGCCTCGCTCGCCGGCACCATCGAGAACCTCGGCAAGGCGCCGAAGGCCTTCACGGTCAAGATGGACTTCCTCGATGTCGCCGGGAACGTCGTCGAGACCGTCACGGCGGAGGTCGCCGCGGTGAAGCCGGGCGAGCGTGGCACCTTCGAGATGGTGCCGACGCGTCCGGGGATCGTGGCGTACAAGTACGAGGCGCTCAAGTAG